The genomic DNA ttttttttaaatgcaggtcAGGTGATGTCAGAGGAAGGCGAGTTTTTTGGGACTGTGTAAACTCAagtgacctgtgggccactgagcatctagtctggtcagtaggTCGTCTATCAAGTGAAGAAAAATGGAATTTTTGGTAATAACGGCGTAAAATTGTATCATGATATCGCAAAAAACTAtgtttgtgacaatatttccaCAGATTTTCCAAAATAATAGTGTTTTTGATATAGAAATACATTAATGATTCAAAATTAATCCATAAGTAAAGTCATCAAagtcagtggttcccaaagactgggtcgggacctaCGGATGGATCGCAGAACATTGTTGTTGGGGCCCCCCAACCTTTTAGTTGAAATCTACAAGTATACGTTTAAAATGACAGGGATGAAATTAAGTTGTAATTAAACGTCTAATTGGAAATTATTCATAGACCTTTCCGAAATTTTAGATGTTACACATTAGTCGCTGCATTGGGCTTTAAGTGGCTTGTTGCTCGTCATGATTTATATTGCGATTTGGGTCACATGGCATCATGCAGGCCGCGAGGTTGACACCTGATGCTCTTTttgttaggtttttttttttttaaagctgtcaTCGTCcattagaaaaacaaaccacGCAATATTCACAGGGCGAAAAATTCTTCAaacgtgttttcttttttctttctgatgCCAAATAACTTGtgttattaaagaaaaaaaaatgcaaagtgTTTCATCTCATCGTCAAGGGCCCAGTTAGGATACGCTGAGTCTTGTTAGGAGCTGAGCTGTCAACTGAGCGTTATCGTCATAATCTCTGCTTATTTAACTCCATGCGTCACTATTTTCACAGTCATGTTGTGAACCAAACACTCGGTTCAATGTAAATAAATTTTAGAGTTTCAGACGCAATCTTGTcgtttgttgtttgttactaacgattattttcataatcaattaatttgcCTGGAGTAATGTTCTcaagtgactttgttttgtctacttttattatttatttttaatttttaatgatttctttgtcataccgagcaaagaagccagaaaatattcatgtttaagcTGAACAAAAGGAGTCGATTAATGGGAAGCTTAAGAATGACGTAGAAGTTCCAAAATGGTTCCAGTAAAGTCAAGAATGTCGTCTCACTGGTTActtttgtttctgactgtgaCAATAAATGTGACTCCAAGACattggttcccaaagactgggtcaggacccacagatgggtcactgTAGATTTGTTTAGGGTTAGTTAAAATCTACGAgtgaatgtttaaaataacattattaattaacatttttagaTGGTACAGATTATGATCACAAATTTGCTCTCATGATgatgttgtgatttgggtcacgatTGTTGGCCATCTTAAAAAGTTGGGTTCATATacagaaagtttgggaaacattgaCTTTGAACATGACACAGTTGTTGGTCTGAAATGTTCACGCACAATTAATTTGACCGATTATAGAGAACCAGCAACcgtccagttacaagcccaagttccctttccactaggCCATGTGAAAAGAGAAATCCATAGATTaagtattgttttaattatattaaatatagatTTTGAAAAGGGGTGCACAGTCGCACCTTGTCATAGAAAGTGCATAAGAGGATAAAGTGTCTCCACATGAACGTCAGTCGAGTCTGTATCTGTGGTTCATCAGGGAGGAGGTCGTGTCCTGTGATCAGGGAGATTACGCAGGCATGTTGTCAGATGCCCGTGTGACTCCGTGTCTTTGTAACCACACATCATGTGTGACCTTCCAAGTCATCCAGGTCAGGTGTAGAAGTTCGCGGCCAACTTCCTCATTCTTTTATTGCAGTGTACGGCGCTGGGGGGTTCTGCGACGCCTGTGTCTTCTAAAGGTCCCTCCTCAATAAAAGTCCTTGACATGACTCCGCGTCTTATCGCTGAAGAGTCCACCTCATCACCATTTTCAGTTTGGGATTTATCAGTCGTGACCCCCGTTAACGCCTTTTTGGTGAGGTTTGGGTGGTAGAATTTATAGTAtatcactttcaaaaccagACCAAGGATGTAAACGGCAACAACACAGATGGCACACAGGATTGATGTTTCTGTGCTCGTCTTCCAGCACCACAGGCTGCAGAGAAGGAAAATGTCAAGCAGTTTGTAGCTGTGGTAGAGCGTAGTCCTGATCCTCGTCCCCCCCTCGACCACGTTAAACCAGGTGAAGTACCATATGAGGCCCACCGTGCCTTTGAAGAGCCACTCTCCAGCGGTGGACTCCATGAAATCCGTCTTGCATCGCCAGGCGAAGAAGAACAAAACCAACCACGAGCAAAGGAAGTGGGTGAAGATGAAGCAGGGCAGCACGGAGGCGAAGAGTGCGAGGGCAACGAGGCGAGACGAGATGAGTAACAGATTCCACATGAAGTACATCATCGATGACTTTGTCCCCTGGTTCTGCTTATCCGGCAGGAAGGAGCGTAGGGAGCGGTGGTACATGGTCACACTGAGGGCGACAGCAAAAGCTGACCCTATGGCCTTCAGCACTGTGGAGGTGGAGAAAAGGTCagtgattgaatgaatgaaactgctgctgagtgacttttttttagaagGTGTAAACTGGgattgtgctaaaaaaaaaaaagatgctgagGTTAACTTTGTCAATACCTGCACTAATTCAGATGTTCCTGTAATGATATGATCACAAATGCTGTGATAGTAGTCTTGAGACATGAGCTAAAAAAGCCAGAGGGCGGCAGCAGTACTGGCTTCACTTGGTGCAGccaaatatttactttaattattGGCGGGCTGTTAACTCTTTCGGTCTGTGTCTCCACCCACCACCATGCACCCAGTACTTGTAGCATACGGCAGCTATGGTTTGAAAATGACCAAACGTCACCAAACCTAAAGAGCCTTCGTCCCCTCTCGAAATGTCTCGACCTGATAGGGTGGATATTTTTCTCCTCGacatgaaggaaaaacatgcagtggtAGCAGGGCTCGACTCTACGCAGTCTgggtcattttccattactatagtactgCGTCaatgtgtttgagtttgtcaATTTTTGTGAAGGATATGGAAATTACTAAAAATAACTGCTCTTGTAGCCCCCGTGTGGTGTGTCGTGAGATTGAAGGAAACTCTTGGCCTGAGTGCCAACATGGTGCTAACATGGTGGTTCAGTGCACCTGTCTCGGGGTTGAGCTGGCCGCGCTGCAGGATGATGGTTAGCATGAGCACGAGCTGAGGGCTGCTCTCCGAGAACGTCTCTATCAGCCGCAGCATGCTGAGGTCGTGGCTCAGGAACACCGCGAATCCCTCCGGGTCGCAGACCTTCGTGAAGAAGCTGTAGACGGACATCTCCACGACGCCCGCGTGCCTGCGGAGAAACAACCGTTAAATCTACAGCTCAGCTGCAACTGTTCTCTATGCGACGACACAGGATAGGTTTTTTTCACTTGTAATTGAACAAATGCGGCTTCCACGGAAGCCCAGCTTCTCAGGGAGTCGATGAGGAAGGGAAAACGTTGCATTGTTTCACCACAGAAGACTGTAGTACAGAAGCAACATGTGATAATTATTActatcagttttgttttgttcagagACTTCCAGACATCATTTCCAAGAAAACCAGTTAGCaatgccttttcttttctatgAGTCTtacaaagataaacaaaaaaagcaaaaatccCAACATTTTCCGAAAGGAAATGATATGACAGCTTTGCTTCAGCTGCTAAATAGGGGTCAGTTTAAGAACACAACAAGAAAAGTTTAAAtgtagtgacttttttaatagtTTCTGACCACAAATCCTTGAGTCAGTTTTTAAACCAGGGcatgaaacaaagacaaatgaggTCACAAACAGGTATTTAGCCTCGTCATATGAATATTCAGTCAgagtaaagagagaaaaaaaatgcctcTATATGAACTGGACGTTGTTTTCAGAGGAAATGGCACAGATGATGTAAGTCATTGTTGCCGTTCTTTCTTAATATGCTCATCACTCTAATCTGACTTTTGGTAATCCCCTTATATATAAATTGATTCCCGGTCCTTTTTTAATAAACtcctttttatcttttgtttttattattttttacatgtatcCTCTTACTTTTAACTTTTGTCTACAGATACTCAATATTGCCTATATCCAATTTGCCAATTGTGATACATTTCGTATCGCAGCCTTTTGTCTATGTAATTCTAGactctagggctgcaactaacaattaatttgttgattatattcttgattaatcaattagttgtttggtccataaaatgccaggaaatatggaaaaatgtttcccaaatTTTGGAATGATAGTGTTCTCAAAAGTCTTTAGTCCAAGTGATGTTTGGCAAATGAATTAcagcttcattttatgcatgccatttaaaacataaataaatctgagtttaaaatgtgtttggggACAGAATAAATTTCTcctgcgacccatctgtgggtcccgccCCAGTTATTGGGAATCactgttagaaaatagtggctgaaaATATGGGAAATCCATGTTTCTCTCCAGTTTTGATCAAATAATCTTTTAATTACTTTCTGGATTTATAGATTAGTccataaaataacagaaaaatatggaaaaatgtCGATCAGGGTTTCctgaatcacaacaacattcttaaaagtcttgttttgtccaagtGATCTTTGGCAAATGAATTACAACTCGTgctattttaaaacatatacatacaaatcTGAGCTTTAAATTTTGGGGAAAATATAGTTTGCGGACCCAAAAGAGttctcctgtgacccatctgtgggtctcgccccagtctttgggaatcactctgttagaaaatagtgattaattaatctgctgattattttctggattgtCTGatcagttgtttggtccataaaatgccagaaagttgtgttctccaatgttttgttttgccctcAAACTAAAACTTATTCAGCTTTAATTATTTCTtcattatatggagcaaataaacttgagaatattcaaatttaagaagctgaaaaatcagagggACACTGTTTAccactgttttctctcttgtgtGACATAATTATTCAAAGTAAACGGCCTAAGGGTTCCTTACAAGCAGCAATGattataataaacaaacaaggttTCTCTATAACCTGATATAGATCCCCAGCTGGAACACATGCAGGAGCCTGAGCTGACACGGGCTCAGACTTTTCTCCACCTTTGTGAACCTCTTCAGATTCTCATAGCTGTAGAAGAGCCAGCTGAAGGCCTGGATGAGCACGGACGAGCCCAgcaggaagaagagaaggatCCCCAGGCTCACATATTCCTTTTCCTGGTAGAAAGACACTACTGCAAAAATGTCCAGTGCTATGTCCACCAACAGGAACGCCAGACCCAAACATGTCAGGATGAAGTCCACACGGGAATATTTAAACTCAGCCATAGTTTCCCtgacaacgacgacgacgactcACTCACATGCTGGAGCTGAGTTGAGTTTTAAACACAACTGAAAGTATGTAGGGGCAAGGTTCACTgtttaaacagtgtgtgtggcCACTCCCACTAAAAGGAACACTGCCCTTAAGATTGGGTGAAGCAAGAAGatgcagagaaaatgtgtttggtccattaaatgcCAGAAAATATGGGCAtgatacattacatacattataaTTATGCATATGGTGAAAGACATTCATCAAATTCTCTGACTCCACCCTGAATTGTCCATGGTACAAGAACCTTTTAAACATGCCAATTAACTGTGACCCTAATTACagtattttgaataaaaattgAACTTAAAATTTGGTAAatatttgtttggggacccaaaagtTTTCTcctgcgacccatctgtgggtttCACCCCtatctttgggaatcactgtgTTCGAAAACAGTGGTTGAAGACATGTGAATGTGCCTTATAATTTGCCTTGATGAGCCATAGTTGtcataactcctcctcaaacGCTGTAATGATATATAAACCATCGGTTAACTTCATCACGGTCTTTGGTTTGCTAGCTTACTGAGACGACTTTTGGCGCATTTCCACCACCTCTATTCGcctcgactcgcctcggcacgataaggttgcatctccactacaaagaagtacctacttaacgtgggcggagtcatcactgcacggctgagtgaaactgcggtgtcttcgttttatacgcgacacacacacacatacgagtgactagtgactttacaccacacgtctgtagttgttggagattaacccacgtatttaggattgttaagtagttaatTTATctactgttcggcttgatttcggtccacacgtctccggagtacagcctcctactccacagactacagcggcagcggtctgGGGCTCGCGTTCCtaaaatacaccactccactttaaaagactcctgttatatattgaggtttccctggtagttgttggagattgaCCCATGTTGTTAGGAtttagttttaagtgatctacagttcagcgctgttcggcttgacttgtgtgtgggaggtctgttcctgtgacgggactcagcggccggcagtctgaccagtCATCGCATAATACCTGCTTTaaagcacgcttggaacctcgtctgacctggtaccaggtactacgctagtggaaacgctacttaaaccgagccgtggcgaggcgagtagagccgatGGAAATGCGCCATTTGTCCTGAAAATGCGTCTTTCCtcgatgtaaaaacacacagaaaagctctgactttatttacaatttactaaaAGTAAGAAAACGaagtaaagaagaaaaagaggagcagactcctgctgtgacgTTACAATACCACTGATAAGAGACAGAGGGACTGTAGAAAAAACGTGAACATTTTACTTCATTACACGGTTTTCAAAAAAGTGGTTTGATACCAGAGCGTTTACACTAATGTGCTATACAAACAGTGACGTTCAGTGCCCCCagtgttaaaacatttttttttaacacttagCGACTGTTTTAATTACtcaaatgtggatatttttcaATCACTTCATACGGTTTCTAACTTAACATGAAaacttaaaataacacaaataggGTATTTTGGATAGACTGAAGATTGTCAAAGTCTGAACTCGGGCTGTgactaacgattatttccatGATCGATTAATAGTTTGgtcaagaaaatgttgatcaaacctcaaaataacaatgaacacaaaccaaatgaattcaatgtatttgttttttggtgCTAACCCagttgaaaacatgttttaagtgtttaaattaaacacaaaccGATTAAATCATCAGaattgacgattcatttagtaatcaattaatcgtcGCAGCCCTGGTCTGACCTGAGAGTGAAGACTGACTTTGGCAACAATTAAACTAAACAAGATGAATAAACACTCAAACTTTGACGCCTAAAGGCAGAGAGATGCGTTGTTAGatactgtaaaacacagaacaaccaGTTCTCAgttaaacatgtaaatattctGCACTTGACCTAAGACACTGTAGCTGTTCAGCCAGTTCAGtaacaagaggaagaaaagcTTATGATCAAATCCTTATTTAAGTTCCTTCAAAGCCTTAGCAACATGGTAAATACATATTTCCACCAAGTACAACATTACTCAGTGtacaaaaaaaggtaaaatacaTTCACTCGCTtgtgaagagagaaaaaaaaatcatatcaaatatcaaatgtaACCTGTTATTTACTAGAAATTGAGCTTATCATATAACTGTTGTTTCAGGTAGAGATACCTGTGGTGAAAGCACGAGAATACAGAATCGTGTTCCTTCACCAGGGGCTCATTCAGGTGATACCCATGCAGGTAAAATGGCAGCACAAACAGTGAGAGGTAGAGCGCTTAATCAACATTGTTGTTCGCAGAGAATTGATAAATGTCACTAAATCTTTTAATTTCCACCCAAAAGTCACTACTCACTACTCACTATCGCTAAAGTATAAAATCCGACCAGCATAATCTGGATTAAAGGGTGGCATGTGGAAACATTTTGGTTCATATGAAGTACAggggaaaagaagaagtgagtgatttagatttttgttattttttcttaGATTCCAGTGAAATATGTTGTTCGAATGGAAGTAAATACAATTGTGTACTTAATGATGGATTAAGtacacactgtttttttgttttttggagcaaataaacttgagaatattcaaaaacaaaaaaaacagtgtgtttaaaaTCCATCAAAAAAACAGTAGATTTCCACCCCTAGTATGAAAGCTGTGAGGGACTGATTGGTTGGATTGTGTGGGActattgaaaaccaggaagtgactgtgCATATACTCAGttgcaggtgagacacacatgGCAACATCAGAGGTGTGAAGactctgctctgtttgtgttgtcCGTCTTTCTAACGACTCTCTGTTCCAAGTAGAACAAAGAAGCGTGGCAGGCCATTCGTTTGTTGAGAAGCTGAGAGAATGTGGTGAGAGAAGGTGTTCCATCCTGGACGGACATGTCTCTGATGGACACCTGGGCATCGGGCAGGTCGTCGGGCAAACCCGGGTCCCTCACGGGGGGCCTCCAGAGTTTGGGGTGGAAGCAGCAGTAGTAGAGGGATTTGAAGAGCAGACCCAGGAGGTAAGTGAGAGGCAGAGCGATGACAAGAGCGAGCGCATACGACTCTGTCTGGATAGGGTCTCTGTAACTCCACCATGTCACCACCAGGAGTCCCGCGTCGGTGGTGATAAATGCGTGGTAGATGAGGCTTCTGGCTCGGGTTTGACCCTCTGCGACGTTAAACCAACTAAAGTACCAGATGAGGCCTATGGTGGCCCGATAGAGCCACTCCCCACCCACACTGTCCATGAACTCTGTCTTCTGTCGCCACGCCCACAACACAAAGACGGGCCAGAGCAGGAGAAAGTGGACGGCGATGTAGCCGGgcagcacagaggagaagagggcGAGTGTCGCCACGCGCGGAGCGATGAGCAGTAGATTCCACAGGAAGTAGATTAAGGAGGAAGACCAGCCCTGCTTGGCTTTGTCCGGTAGGAAGGAGCGCAGAGAGCGGTGGTAATCCACCACCATCCACGCCATGGACGTGGTCGACGCGGCAATGCTcacaactgtcaaaaaaaaaaaaccagaagtTACACCATCGTAAGCATACACTCACGCAACTGAGAGGAAGTGAACGAGGTCAACACACACTTGTGGTTATGTCATGATGAACTTCACAGCTATATTTGATTCACACATTGTGAAGTTTGGTTTGCTTTTGATCTCTACATTTTTTtgaagattaaagtcataaatctgaaataaagcttttttttctctttgatttttgccattttttacagatttctgactttattctcttactgattttaatctcagtatAAATTTTTCtcagatttgacattttacagaattCTGTTTTTTGAGTTTAATCTCAGACAAAAAAATTCTGATATTAAGGTCAGAAGTCTagtattttgtttccaaaacatttttacatgtggccctaatcctttTCTGTATCTTTTCCTCGAGTGTAgatttgttaattaaaactTGTCCATCTCCTGGATGATTACCACAGACTTGTGCTGCACTAAATGAGGAACTCACACTGGACAGCCCTGGCCTTGTTGGTGCGCAGCATGACATAGATCATGAGTGTGAGCTGAGGCGCGCTCTCACAGAACGTCTCGATGAGTCGCAGCATGCTCAGGTCGTGGGTAAGGTAAACCGCATACTCCGACCCTTCCTCTTTCCGCCACCACACTCTGAATCCCTGACGTATGGCCGAGATGTGCCTGTGAAGATGAACATGTGAAAGAGGTCATGTGACGATGACTACACCGTgagaacatgacacacacacaaagtcatgCAGCTTCtgacaagaatcaaactgacaTTAGGAGTGAACAACAGCGACTTCATATTTTGCCCCGTTCACACATCATGAACTCATTGTTTGTGCATCTTATGAATTCAGTCCCTTCACTTAAGATCAGGTTGTCACACCT from Solea senegalensis isolate Sse05_10M linkage group LG20, IFAPA_SoseM_1, whole genome shotgun sequence includes the following:
- the LOC122786222 gene encoding XK-related protein 8-like, which codes for MAEFKYSRVDFILTCLGLAFLLVDIALDIFAVVSFYQEKEYVSLGILLFFLLGSSVLIQAFSWLFYSYENLKRFTKVEKSLSPCQLRLLHVFQLGIYIRHAGVVEMSVYSFFTKVCDPEGFAVFLSHDLSMLRLIETFSESSPQLVLMLTIILQRGQLNPETVLKAIGSAFAVALSVTMYHRSLRSFLPDKQNQGTKSSMMYFMWNLLLISSRLVALALFASVLPCFIFTHFLCSWLVLFFFAWRCKTDFMESTAGEWLFKGTVGLIWYFTWFNVVEGGTRIRTTLYHSYKLLDIFLLCSLWCWKTSTETSILCAICVVAVYILGLVLKVIYYKFYHPNLTKKALTGVTTDKSQTENGDEVDSSAIRRGVMSRTFIEEGPLEDTGVAEPPSAVHCNKRMRKLAANFYT
- the xkr8.3 gene encoding XK-related protein 8.3, with protein sequence MEGSVFSKYSWIDFAFSVVGVCTFLVDWGSDVWVATEFYCRGDFLWFAVLVGLMVLSSFVVQMFSWFWFKYDRELPGFNASPSGGGTVLFGDRVKLFCLLHVLQLGFFFRHISAIRQGFRVWWRKEEGSEYAVYLTHDLSMLRLIETFCESAPQLTLMIYVMLRTNKARAVQFVSIAASTTSMAWMVVDYHRSLRSFLPDKAKQGWSSSLIYFLWNLLLIAPRVATLALFSSVLPGYIAVHFLLLWPVFVLWAWRQKTEFMDSVGGEWLYRATIGLIWYFSWFNVAEGQTRARSLIYHAFITTDAGLLVVTWWSYRDPIQTESYALALVIALPLTYLLGLLFKSLYYCCFHPKLWRPPVRDPGLPDDLPDAQVSIRDMSVQDGTPSLTTFSQLLNKRMACHASLFYLEQRVVRKTDNTNRAESSHL